A region from the Pelagovum pacificum genome encodes:
- a CDS encoding AEC family transporter, with product MAALLNVILPVFLVIGFGYVAVWRGYFTDQGVDGLMKFSQNFAIPCLLFRAISTLDLGQSFAVPLLVSFYAGAVAGFVFGILGGRFLFGRPWEDSVAFGFTGMFSNSVLLGLPIMERAYGAESLANNFAIIAIHAPFCYFVGMTVMEIVRSRGAPARHLPMKVLRAMFSNALIVGIALGFVVNLGNIPLPDVFLDAVDLMVRASLPTALFGLGGVLYRYRPAGDMRAILFVCSLSLILHPAIAYLIGTWWGLDDGALRSMVVTASMAPGVNTYLFANIYGVSRRVAASGVLIGTALSILTVWCWLAVLP from the coding sequence GTGGCCGCGCTTCTCAACGTCATCCTGCCGGTCTTCCTTGTCATCGGGTTCGGCTACGTGGCGGTCTGGCGCGGTTACTTCACGGATCAGGGTGTCGACGGGCTGATGAAGTTCAGCCAGAACTTCGCCATCCCCTGCCTGCTGTTCCGGGCGATCTCGACCCTCGACCTTGGCCAGAGCTTCGCCGTTCCGCTGCTGGTGAGCTTCTACGCGGGCGCGGTCGCCGGCTTCGTCTTCGGCATCCTCGGTGGGCGCTTCCTGTTCGGACGGCCGTGGGAGGACAGCGTCGCCTTTGGCTTCACGGGCATGTTCTCGAACTCCGTGCTGCTCGGCCTGCCGATCATGGAGCGGGCCTACGGGGCTGAGTCCCTCGCCAACAACTTCGCCATCATCGCGATACATGCGCCCTTCTGCTACTTCGTCGGCATGACGGTCATGGAGATCGTCCGGTCACGCGGGGCACCGGCACGACACCTGCCGATGAAGGTCCTGAGGGCGATGTTCTCCAACGCGCTGATCGTCGGGATCGCGCTCGGCTTCGTGGTGAACCTCGGAAATATCCCACTGCCCGACGTTTTCCTCGACGCGGTGGACCTGATGGTTCGGGCCTCGCTGCCGACGGCGCTGTTCGGGCTGGGCGGCGTGCTCTACCGATACCGGCCCGCCGGGGATATGCGCGCGATCCTGTTCGTTTGCTCATTGAGCCTGATCCTGCACCCGGCGATCGCCTACCTGATCGGGACCTGGTGGGGACTGGACGACGGGGCCCTGCGCTCGATGGTGGTGACGGCATCGATGGCGCCCGGGGTGAACACGTACCTGTTCGCCAACATCTACGGGGTGAGCCGGAGGGTCGCGGCGTCCGGGGTGCTGATCGGCACGGCGCTGTCGATCCTGACCGTCTGGTGCTGGCTGGCGGTGTTGCCGTAG
- a CDS encoding D-alanyl-D-alanine carboxypeptidase family protein has product MRRRHAARLFLSLLLILGTGLSAVAQSFDTRARAAYVFDQTTGTVLLEKDADVPLPPASMSKLMTLYMAFEAIAQGRLQTDERLQVSEHAMSYGGSTMFLDTTDRPTVEDLLRGIIVLSGNDACAVIAEALSPDGTEAGFARLMTERGREMGLTNSTFVNSNGWPAAGHRMSVRDLGVLADHIITDYPTFYPLFAEQEFEFDGRAPTNTRNRNPLLSLNIGADGLKTGHTEEAGYGLVGSAKQGDRRIIFVISGLSSTAERAEESERIVNWAFRQFVQRGVTEAGTRIAEAEVWMGAQSTVGLTVTEDVELLMPVLDQEGITAEVVYTGPLEAPIEEGAEIAELRITREGLPDVNLPLVAESAVARGGFGQRVRAAAFVLLHKVAPEADLSALPGGGA; this is encoded by the coding sequence ATGAGACGTCGTCACGCCGCCCGGTTGTTTCTCTCCCTGCTCCTGATCCTCGGCACCGGCCTGTCCGCCGTCGCCCAGAGTTTCGATACGCGGGCACGTGCGGCTTACGTCTTCGACCAGACGACGGGAACGGTCCTGCTGGAGAAAGACGCCGACGTGCCGCTGCCGCCAGCGTCGATGTCCAAGCTGATGACGCTCTACATGGCGTTCGAGGCGATCGCGCAGGGCCGGCTGCAGACGGACGAACGACTGCAGGTGTCCGAGCACGCGATGTCCTACGGCGGCTCGACCATGTTCCTCGACACGACGGACCGGCCGACGGTGGAAGACCTGCTGCGCGGTATCATCGTGCTGTCGGGCAACGATGCCTGCGCGGTGATCGCCGAAGCGCTCTCGCCCGACGGGACCGAAGCCGGCTTCGCCCGGCTGATGACCGAGCGTGGCCGTGAGATGGGTCTCACCAACTCCACCTTCGTGAACTCGAACGGCTGGCCCGCCGCCGGGCACCGCATGTCGGTGCGTGACCTCGGTGTGCTCGCCGACCATATCATCACCGACTACCCGACGTTCTACCCGCTGTTCGCCGAACAGGAGTTCGAGTTCGACGGTCGCGCGCCGACGAACACGCGCAACCGCAACCCGCTCCTGTCGCTGAACATCGGCGCGGACGGCCTGAAAACCGGTCACACTGAGGAAGCCGGCTATGGCCTCGTCGGGTCCGCCAAGCAGGGCGACCGCCGGATCATCTTCGTCATTTCCGGACTGTCCTCGACCGCCGAGCGTGCCGAGGAGAGCGAGCGCATCGTCAACTGGGCATTCCGCCAGTTCGTCCAGCGCGGTGTGACGGAAGCCGGCACCCGCATAGCGGAGGCCGAGGTCTGGATGGGTGCGCAATCGACGGTCGGCCTGACGGTGACCGAAGATGTCGAGCTGCTGATGCCGGTCCTCGATCAGGAAGGCATCACGGCGGAGGTCGTCTACACCGGCCCCCTCGAAGCGCCGATCGAGGAAGGTGCCGAGATCGCCGAGCTGCGCATCACCCGCGAGGGATTGCCGGACGTGAACCTGCCACTGGTCGCCGAGTCCGCCGTCGCGCGGGGCGGCTTCGGCCAACGAGTGCGCGCCGCGGCCTTCGTCCTGTTGCACAAGGTCGCGCCCGAAGCCGACCTCAGCGCTCTGCCCGGTGGCGGAGCCTGA
- a CDS encoding TatD family hydrolase, with protein sequence MSTQTPPEIVDSHCHLDFPDFEGEREAIIARAAEAGVTRMVTICTRLRQEPQVRAIAEANDAVFYAAGTHPMSAAEEPLATVDELVSLAKHPKFVGIGETGLDYHYTAESAEIQKDSLRIHIDAARETGLPLIIHARDADEDMARILREGYENGPYACVMHCFSSGADLAKAALELGFYLSMSGIAAFPRSTELREIFAAAPVDRILVETDSPYLAPPPHRGKRNEPAYSAHTAAIGAEVFGLDYPDFARQTSENFDRLFSKAAAWSGTA encoded by the coding sequence ATGAGCACCCAGACACCGCCAGAGATCGTCGACAGCCACTGCCATCTCGACTTCCCCGACTTCGAGGGGGAGCGCGAGGCAATCATCGCGCGCGCCGCCGAGGCGGGCGTGACGCGGATGGTGACGATCTGCACCCGGCTTCGGCAGGAACCGCAGGTCCGCGCCATCGCGGAAGCGAACGACGCGGTCTTCTACGCCGCCGGCACGCACCCGATGAGCGCCGCGGAAGAGCCGCTCGCCACGGTGGATGAACTGGTGAGCCTCGCCAAACATCCGAAGTTCGTGGGGATCGGAGAGACGGGGCTCGATTACCACTACACCGCGGAGAGCGCGGAGATTCAGAAGGACTCTCTGCGTATCCATATCGACGCCGCGCGCGAGACCGGACTGCCCCTCATCATCCATGCCCGCGACGCGGACGAGGACATGGCGCGCATCCTCCGCGAGGGCTACGAGAACGGCCCCTATGCCTGCGTGATGCACTGCTTCTCCTCCGGGGCCGATCTGGCCAAGGCGGCGCTGGAACTTGGCTTCTACCTCTCGATGTCGGGCATCGCGGCCTTCCCGCGCTCGACGGAGTTGCGGGAGATTTTCGCCGCCGCCCCCGTCGACCGCATCCTCGTCGAGACGGACAGCCCCTACCTCGCCCCGCCGCCTCACCGCGGCAAGCGCAACGAACCCGCCTACTCCGCCCATACTGCGGCTATCGGCGCAGAGGTGTTCGGCCTCGATTACCCGGACTTCGCGCGCCAGACCTCCGAGAATTTCGACCGCCTGTTCAGCAAGGCCGCGGCCTGGAGCGGGACCGCCTGA
- a CDS encoding DNA polymerase III subunit delta', with amino-acid sequence MSDAATLPEPDRIEGAPHPRETPELFGQAAAEADFLAAYGSGRLHSGWLLTGPHGVGKATLAWKIAAFLLAEPADTGSGLFGAPPVPDRLGLPDDHPDMRLILAGAHPRLHLVRRGPNDRGDQLSAEIRADTVRGMKRFFQLSATDGGRRVVIVDAADEMNVTAANSLLKELEEPPARTTILLVSHQPSRLLPTIRSRCRELRLSPLSPEDMASALAQAGVETEETAALAALAGGSVGEAIRLVRQDGLARYAELVELFSTLPQFDRARALKLADGCVGKANALRFEMTLDLIDLFIARAARTGVAGEPALQGASGEARLLTRLSPDARAARGWATLSQELTDRSRHGRAVNLDPASLILDMVFKIEDMARETAATEARA; translated from the coding sequence ATGAGCGACGCCGCGACCCTCCCAGAACCCGACCGCATCGAAGGCGCGCCGCATCCGCGTGAGACGCCCGAACTCTTCGGTCAGGCCGCGGCCGAGGCCGACTTCCTCGCCGCCTATGGGTCTGGTCGGTTGCATTCGGGATGGCTGCTGACCGGGCCCCACGGCGTGGGGAAAGCGACGCTGGCATGGAAGATCGCCGCCTTTCTGCTGGCAGAACCAGCGGATACGGGCAGCGGCCTCTTCGGTGCGCCGCCGGTGCCGGACCGGCTGGGACTGCCGGACGACCACCCCGACATGCGCCTGATCCTCGCCGGGGCGCACCCTCGCCTGCATTTGGTGCGCCGGGGTCCGAACGATCGGGGCGACCAGCTGTCAGCCGAGATCCGTGCCGACACCGTGCGGGGCATGAAGCGGTTCTTCCAACTCTCTGCGACCGATGGTGGACGGCGCGTCGTGATCGTCGACGCGGCGGACGAAATGAACGTCACCGCCGCGAACTCGCTCCTGAAGGAGCTCGAAGAGCCGCCGGCGCGCACGACGATCCTGCTCGTCTCGCACCAGCCCTCGCGCCTGCTCCCGACGATCCGCTCGCGTTGCCGCGAACTCCGCCTCTCGCCGCTCTCGCCAGAGGACATGGCCAGCGCCCTTGCGCAGGCCGGCGTCGAGACGGAGGAGACGGCCGCCCTCGCCGCTCTCGCCGGCGGGTCGGTCGGTGAGGCGATCCGGCTGGTTCGGCAGGACGGGCTCGCCCGCTACGCCGAGCTTGTGGAGCTGTTCTCCACCCTGCCGCAGTTCGACCGGGCGCGGGCGCTGAAGCTTGCGGACGGCTGTGTCGGCAAGGCCAATGCCCTTCGGTTCGAAATGACTCTCGACCTGATCGACCTGTTCATCGCCCGTGCTGCCCGGACCGGCGTTGCGGGAGAGCCGGCGCTCCAGGGCGCATCGGGAGAAGCACGCCTGCTCACACGCCTCAGCCCGGACGCGCGCGCGGCCCGGGGATGGGCCACCCTGTCGCAGGAGCTGACGGACCGGTCCCGACATGGCCGGGCGGTCAACCTTGACCCTGCCAGCCTGATCCTCGATATGGTCTTCAAGATCGAAGACATGGCGCGCGAAACAGCCGCCACCGAGGCCAGGGCATGA
- a CDS encoding M48 metallopeptidase family protein encodes MRNPEDRRAYLRHRVDYWCERLRATPRIVRIQRMTRKWGSCSTGGIITLAEDLADQETCFQDFVIAHELLHLRIPNHGKVFKALMTAHVPQWRDHDKHRLAGNRSGVSR; translated from the coding sequence ATGCGGAATCCTGAAGACCGACGCGCCTATCTCCGTCACCGCGTCGATTACTGGTGCGAGCGTCTGAGAGCGACCCCGCGCATCGTCCGGATCCAACGCATGACGCGCAAGTGGGGATCATGCTCGACCGGCGGCATCATCACGCTTGCCGAGGACCTCGCCGATCAGGAGACTTGCTTCCAAGACTTCGTGATCGCACACGAGTTGCTGCATCTGCGGATTCCCAATCATGGCAAAGTCTTCAAGGCGCTGATGACTGCGCATGTGCCGCAGTGGCGCGACCACGACAAGCACCGCTTGGCCGGTAATCGGTCAGGGGTTTCTCGATGA
- a CDS encoding MBL fold metallo-hydrolase: MAKMSVRILGCGSSGGVPRLGGHWGDCDPNNPRNRRTRCSLLVTRESDEGVTRVLIDTPPDMRNQLLDAGVGRLDAVIYTHAHADHVHGLDDLRQIVFNTKVRLPVWADGATSDALLSRFGYAFAAPEGSPYPPILDLHHIDGPVTINGAGGALTFDPFEVGHGSIDALGFRFDGVAYLPDVAEIPDESWPKLKDLDCWIVDALRREPHPTHAHLDRALDWIAQVSPRQGVLTNMHIDLDYETVAAETPDHIQPAYDGLTLEFEVAD; encoded by the coding sequence ATGGCGAAGATGAGCGTCCGCATCCTTGGCTGTGGCTCTTCCGGGGGTGTGCCGAGGCTTGGCGGTCACTGGGGCGACTGCGACCCGAACAATCCCAGGAACCGACGGACACGCTGTTCGCTTCTGGTCACGCGGGAGAGCGACGAAGGCGTGACCCGCGTCCTGATCGACACGCCGCCTGATATGCGCAACCAGTTGCTCGACGCCGGCGTCGGACGGCTCGATGCCGTGATCTACACGCACGCCCACGCGGACCATGTTCACGGGCTCGACGACCTTCGTCAGATCGTCTTCAACACCAAGGTGCGGCTGCCCGTCTGGGCTGACGGCGCTACATCCGACGCCCTTCTGTCGCGCTTCGGCTATGCCTTCGCGGCGCCCGAGGGCTCGCCCTACCCGCCCATTCTCGACCTGCACCATATCGACGGGCCGGTGACGATCAACGGCGCGGGGGGAGCGCTGACCTTCGATCCGTTCGAGGTCGGTCACGGCTCCATCGATGCACTCGGCTTCCGTTTCGACGGCGTGGCCTACCTGCCGGACGTCGCCGAGATCCCGGACGAGAGCTGGCCGAAGCTGAAGGACCTCGACTGCTGGATCGTCGACGCGTTGCGGCGTGAGCCCCATCCGACGCACGCCCATCTCGACCGGGCGCTCGACTGGATCGCGCAGGTTTCGCCCAGACAGGGTGTGCTGACGAACATGCACATCGACCTCGACTACGAGACGGTCGCAGCCGAGACACCAGATCACATCCAGCCCGCCTATGACGGGCTGACGCTCGAGTTCGAGGTGGCTGACTAG
- the tmk gene encoding dTMP kinase, producing the protein MAEPEPRAPGERGRFITFEGIDGSGKSTQARRLAASMPDALLTREPGGSAGAEEIRELVLTGDPGRWSPETELLLFTAARRDHLEKTIRPALADGRTVVCDRFADSTRIYQGATRGNLRAKVDQLHALMIGTEPDLTFIIDMDPATALARGIARPDAESRFEEFGLDLQTRVREGFLELAEQFSDRCIVIDGGRDEDSVAEDIAARLASR; encoded by the coding sequence GTGGCGGAGCCTGAGCCCCGCGCCCCGGGCGAGCGCGGGCGCTTCATCACCTTCGAAGGGATCGACGGCAGCGGAAAGTCGACGCAGGCCCGCCGGCTGGCCGCGTCCATGCCCGACGCGCTGCTGACACGGGAGCCGGGCGGGAGCGCCGGCGCGGAGGAAATCCGCGAGCTGGTGCTGACCGGCGATCCGGGCCGCTGGTCGCCTGAGACGGAGCTGCTTCTGTTCACCGCCGCTCGGCGGGACCATCTCGAGAAGACAATTCGCCCTGCCCTCGCAGACGGACGGACCGTGGTCTGCGACCGCTTCGCCGACAGCACCCGGATTTACCAGGGCGCCACGCGCGGCAATCTCCGTGCGAAGGTGGACCAGCTTCATGCGCTGATGATCGGGACTGAGCCCGACCTGACCTTCATCATCGACATGGACCCCGCGACCGCACTCGCCCGCGGGATCGCGCGTCCCGACGCCGAGAGCCGGTTCGAGGAGTTCGGCCTCGACCTCCAGACCCGCGTACGAGAGGGGTTTCTGGAGCTGGCGGAGCAGTTCTCTGACCGGTGCATCGTCATTGATGGCGGGCGGGACGAGGATAGCGTGGCAGAGGATATCGCCGCGCGGCTCGCCAGCCGCTGA
- a CDS encoding type I restriction endonuclease subunit R, translating to MSEIRISEAGTVQFPMVNHAAGIGWTPIAPEVAKQKRGGEAGMMLRDELEAALARFNPWMTSDAIRQVIEKLEAIPPTIEGNRDMLAWLRGERQWYDEGEKRHRHVQLIDFGRPSENVFHVTWEWKLKPPARNGNRADVMFVINGVPVCIVEHKNPKDGGAIDRGVTQLKRYEKETPELIGTPQLFNVTHLLDYWYGVTWNANRRYMARWKQKPEETYKFAVQAFFEPTDFLRTLRDWILFYVEDGETRKSILRQHQRVAVDKIVERCEDKAKKRGLVWHTQGSGKTFTLITAARLILEDKARFQNATVILVVDRTELEGQLKGWVEKLLGEMQSQDIPVWRANSKTEVQDLLKTDKRGLIISMIHKFEGIDKGANTRENIYIFIDEAHRSVAKDLGTYMMAAVPNATIIGFTGTPIAKTAQGEGTFKIFGTEDEQGYLDKYSIRESIEDETTLPIRHTMAPSEMTVPAERLDKEFFELAAAEGVTDIDELNKVLDRAVGLRTFLTADDRVEKVAAFVAEHFREKVHPLGYKAFLVGVNREACAKYKRALDKLLPPEWSEAVYTDNAADVVDRPLVAEVQLSPEREADVRLLFKKPNEDPKILIVTDKLLTGYDAPLLYCMYLDKPMRDHVLLQAIARVNRPYVDANGVQKRVGLVVDFVGVLRELKKALQFDSSDVSGVIEDLDLLLQDFLGRIEKAKGAYLEVGDEGSADEKLEKLVYGRFLDPEPRKAFFEAYKEIEALWEILSPSPELRDHITTFKRLAQLYAAVRNAYADRVGYLADLAYKSRRLVEESATQEGLGKLTKTVTFDVKTLEGLRGEPGSDEGKVFNLVRGLQKEIEDEADTAPVLQSLKDRAERILKDLENRNTTGLAAMDMLAALAKEKEEAIKAAKDSGLSARAFGVYWNLKDDEPLRNAGISAMELARDAETEMHRFPNARVNDDERRKLRATLYRPLLGLGKEDRGRVVDVVLAILLDGDHDAES from the coding sequence ATGAGCGAGATCAGGATCAGCGAAGCGGGCACCGTCCAGTTCCCGATGGTGAACCACGCCGCCGGCATCGGCTGGACGCCGATCGCGCCCGAGGTCGCGAAACAGAAGCGCGGCGGCGAGGCCGGCATGATGCTGCGCGACGAGCTGGAAGCGGCTCTGGCCAGGTTCAATCCGTGGATGACGTCTGACGCCATCCGGCAGGTGATCGAAAAGCTGGAGGCGATCCCGCCCACAATCGAGGGCAATCGCGACATGCTCGCGTGGTTGCGCGGCGAACGGCAATGGTACGATGAGGGCGAAAAACGCCACCGCCACGTCCAGCTCATTGATTTTGGGCGTCCGAGCGAGAACGTCTTTCACGTCACTTGGGAATGGAAACTGAAACCGCCGGCGCGCAACGGCAACCGGGCGGATGTGATGTTCGTGATCAATGGCGTGCCCGTCTGCATCGTCGAGCACAAGAACCCCAAGGACGGCGGCGCCATTGATCGGGGCGTGACGCAGCTGAAGCGTTACGAGAAGGAGACGCCCGAGCTGATCGGCACGCCGCAGCTCTTCAACGTCACGCATCTGCTCGACTATTGGTATGGCGTGACCTGGAACGCCAACCGACGCTACATGGCGCGCTGGAAGCAAAAGCCCGAGGAGACCTACAAGTTCGCGGTTCAGGCATTCTTCGAGCCCACCGACTTCCTGCGCACGCTCCGCGACTGGATCCTGTTCTATGTCGAGGACGGCGAGACGCGGAAATCCATCCTGCGTCAGCACCAGCGTGTTGCTGTCGACAAGATCGTCGAGCGGTGTGAGGACAAGGCCAAGAAGCGTGGGCTCGTCTGGCACACACAGGGCTCCGGCAAGACCTTCACCCTGATTACCGCCGCACGCCTCATCCTTGAGGACAAGGCGCGCTTCCAGAACGCCACCGTTATCCTAGTGGTAGATCGCACCGAGCTCGAAGGCCAGCTCAAGGGCTGGGTCGAGAAGCTGCTCGGCGAGATGCAGAGCCAGGATATCCCGGTCTGGCGGGCCAACTCCAAGACCGAGGTGCAGGATCTCCTCAAGACCGACAAACGCGGCCTGATCATCTCGATGATCCACAAGTTCGAGGGAATCGATAAAGGCGCCAACACCCGGGAGAACATCTACATCTTCATAGACGAGGCACACCGCTCGGTCGCCAAGGACCTCGGCACCTACATGATGGCCGCGGTCCCGAACGCGACCATCATCGGCTTTACCGGCACACCGATCGCCAAGACGGCGCAGGGTGAAGGCACATTCAAGATCTTCGGCACCGAAGACGAGCAGGGCTATCTCGACAAATACTCGATCCGCGAGTCGATCGAGGATGAAACCACGCTCCCCATCCGCCACACCATGGCGCCGAGCGAGATGACTGTGCCGGCCGAACGGCTGGACAAGGAGTTCTTCGAGCTCGCCGCCGCAGAGGGCGTGACCGATATCGACGAACTGAACAAGGTGCTCGACCGCGCCGTTGGCCTCCGCACCTTCCTTACTGCGGACGACCGCGTCGAAAAGGTCGCCGCCTTCGTTGCCGAGCACTTCAGGGAGAAAGTTCATCCGCTCGGTTACAAGGCGTTTCTGGTAGGCGTGAACCGCGAGGCCTGCGCCAAATACAAGCGGGCTCTGGACAAGCTGCTGCCGCCCGAGTGGTCAGAGGCCGTGTACACGGACAATGCAGCGGACGTGGTTGACCGCCCACTGGTGGCCGAGGTTCAGCTATCGCCGGAACGCGAAGCCGATGTGCGGCTGCTGTTCAAAAAGCCGAACGAGGATCCGAAGATCCTGATCGTCACCGACAAGCTGCTGACCGGCTACGACGCGCCACTACTCTACTGCATGTATCTCGACAAGCCGATGCGCGACCATGTGCTGCTGCAGGCCATCGCTCGGGTGAACCGGCCCTATGTCGATGCCAATGGTGTGCAGAAGCGGGTGGGCCTCGTCGTCGATTTCGTGGGCGTGTTACGCGAGCTGAAGAAGGCTCTGCAGTTCGACAGCTCCGATGTCAGCGGCGTGATCGAGGATCTGGACCTCCTGCTCCAGGATTTTCTTGGCAGGATCGAGAAGGCGAAGGGCGCCTATCTCGAGGTCGGGGACGAGGGCAGCGCCGACGAGAAGCTGGAGAAGCTGGTCTATGGTCGGTTTCTCGACCCTGAGCCGCGCAAAGCATTTTTCGAGGCATACAAGGAAATCGAAGCCTTGTGGGAGATCCTGTCGCCGTCGCCGGAACTGCGCGACCACATCACGACTTTCAAGCGCCTCGCGCAACTCTATGCCGCCGTGCGGAATGCTTATGCCGACCGAGTAGGCTACCTCGCCGACCTTGCCTACAAGTCGCGCCGCCTTGTCGAGGAAAGCGCGACGCAGGAAGGGCTCGGCAAGCTCACCAAGACCGTGACCTTCGACGTCAAGACGCTGGAAGGCCTGCGCGGCGAGCCTGGCTCAGATGAGGGCAAGGTATTCAATCTCGTGCGCGGGCTCCAGAAGGAGATCGAGGACGAGGCAGATACAGCGCCGGTTCTGCAGTCGCTGAAGGACCGAGCCGAGCGGATCCTGAAGGATCTGGAGAATCGAAACACCACTGGCCTCGCGGCCATGGACATGCTGGCGGCGCTGGCAAAGGAAAAGGAGGAGGCGATCAAGGCCGCCAAGGATAGCGGGCTCTCCGCGCGAGCGTTCGGTGTCTACTGGAACCTCAAGGACGACGAACCTCTGCGTAACGCCGGCATTTCTGCAATGGAGCTGGCGCGCGACGCGGAGACGGAGATGCATCGTTTCCCGAACGCCAGGGTCAATGACGACGAACGTCGGAAGCTGCGCGCTACCCTCTACCGCCCGCTGCTCGGGCTCGGCAAAGAGGATCGCGGTCGGGTTGTGGATGTGGTCCTAGCGATCCTGCTAGACGGCGATCACGATGCGGAATCCTGA
- a CDS encoding SPOR domain-containing protein, whose product MTGTRFTATGFTRYGLVLAAGLTLVGCGENGQLNMPFFPTRSGDSLDGSASSGSVQLVERDVEAPEVFQVTEAGLWDGRPSLGGVWVAHPDVDEPERVIIRNRSNGQFVIGALFRRERDNPGPELQISSDAAEALGVLAGAPTELNVTALRREEGAGGADAATLSAAPSGAEGALDAPSSVETMALDPIANASAAIDAGEASQAGTVEVAAAPPAPEPAPPAPAPAPATSSSLEKPYIQIGIFSIEENADGTADRMRNAGIVPTVLAQESQGRAFWRVVVGPARDTAERAELLEKVKAQGFADAYAVTN is encoded by the coding sequence ATGACAGGCACCCGATTTACGGCAACCGGTTTCACCCGCTACGGCCTTGTTCTTGCAGCAGGCCTGACGCTCGTCGGCTGTGGCGAGAACGGTCAGCTGAACATGCCCTTCTTCCCGACGCGCTCGGGCGACAGCCTTGACGGGTCCGCCTCCAGCGGCTCCGTCCAGCTTGTCGAGCGGGACGTCGAGGCGCCGGAAGTGTTCCAGGTGACGGAAGCCGGCCTCTGGGACGGTCGCCCGTCGCTCGGCGGGGTCTGGGTCGCGCATCCGGACGTCGACGAGCCGGAACGTGTCATCATCCGCAACCGCAGCAACGGCCAGTTCGTCATCGGTGCGCTGTTCCGGCGTGAGCGGGACAATCCCGGCCCCGAGCTGCAGATCTCGTCCGACGCCGCCGAGGCTCTCGGCGTGCTGGCGGGCGCTCCGACGGAGCTGAACGTGACCGCGCTGCGCCGCGAGGAAGGTGCCGGTGGCGCGGATGCCGCGACGCTGAGTGCCGCGCCGTCCGGCGCCGAGGGTGCGCTGGACGCGCCGAGCTCGGTCGAGACGATGGCGCTCGACCCGATCGCCAATGCCTCCGCCGCAATCGACGCGGGCGAAGCATCGCAGGCCGGCACGGTCGAAGTCGCCGCGGCACCGCCCGCCCCGGAACCTGCGCCGCCTGCCCCCGCTCCGGCGCCGGCCACGTCGAGCTCGCTCGAGAAACCCTACATCCAGATCGGCATCTTCTCGATCGAGGAGAACGCCGACGGCACCGCCGACCGGATGCGCAACGCCGGCATCGTGCCGACCGTGCTGGCACAGGAAAGCCAGGGCCGCGCCTTCTGGCGCGTGGTCGTCGGACCTGCGCGCGATACCGCCGAACGCGCGGAGCTGCTCGAAAAAGTGAAGGCACAGGGGTTTGCCGACGCGTATGCCGTGACAAACTGA